From Methanooceanicella nereidis, a single genomic window includes:
- a CDS encoding alpha/beta hydrolase, translated as MDKRAIFTIITVCVLAYIISFYFMLGTFQDIKQEYHHGETPVLLMGPLEKEPLGTVVIAHGFSGNIDMMKSMGASLAQNGYRAILFDLPGHGNSDTGMENDSLYTSFEYVTEHYGGDNFSVAGHSMGSQAAMEYGMMSGSLSCTAISPIFSEVNRTSPKNLLILVGDDDPEHIQKAALNALINGTMQNAEPGMTYGDIDDGTARRLEILPGANHITIIFDTRTYDAMLKWLDSTYNVDREGDYNYNLAYPWFLICSLIALIAYFPISYLLFDHYKQEEYKLKAPAPKAWKPMLTILVSGFIAAILIYLFNPVSLLNIMIADTIIGFLIYTGIIGLIIYTLTGKDKPSGKYPADAILRPLSLAMLMLIYFAVFIGVPASLSVYDLIPDDPRLYLLILIFFLMIPYCMLNELLFRSIDGRMSLATGISARILLVALFTLGALVFGNGSFIMIIMPVMLPLFILLEIFSCYSYRWSGNVLTGAFLNSLIIAWLVVSAFPIGILPI; from the coding sequence ATGGATAAACGAGCGATATTTACTATCATTACAGTATGCGTCCTCGCATATATCATATCATTCTACTTTATGCTTGGGACTTTCCAGGATATAAAACAGGAATACCATCATGGTGAAACACCTGTGCTTTTAATGGGTCCCCTGGAAAAGGAGCCGCTTGGGACTGTCGTTATCGCTCACGGCTTTTCCGGGAATATTGACATGATGAAATCCATGGGCGCATCGCTCGCGCAAAATGGGTACAGAGCTATACTGTTCGATCTGCCGGGACACGGCAACTCTGATACGGGCATGGAAAATGATTCGCTGTACACTTCTTTTGAATATGTGACCGAACATTATGGAGGAGATAATTTCTCCGTAGCAGGCCATTCGATGGGATCGCAGGCGGCAATGGAATATGGCATGATGAGCGGATCACTGTCATGCACAGCCATATCCCCGATTTTCAGCGAGGTCAATAGAACGAGCCCGAAAAACCTTCTGATACTGGTCGGCGACGATGACCCGGAACACATTCAGAAAGCTGCTTTGAACGCCCTTATAAACGGGACGATGCAGAATGCGGAGCCGGGCATGACGTACGGTGACATAGACGACGGTACGGCAAGAAGGCTCGAGATATTGCCGGGTGCTAACCATATCACCATCATATTTGATACGAGGACATATGACGCGATGCTAAAATGGCTGGATTCCACCTATAATGTCGATAGGGAGGGCGACTACAATTATAACCTGGCATATCCCTGGTTCTTAATATGTTCACTGATAGCCCTTATAGCATATTTCCCGATCTCGTACCTTCTGTTCGATCATTATAAACAGGAGGAGTATAAGCTGAAGGCGCCGGCCCCAAAAGCCTGGAAGCCCATGCTGACTATCCTGGTATCGGGTTTTATCGCAGCGATCCTCATATACCTCTTCAATCCGGTATCCCTGCTAAACATCATGATCGCGGATACGATAATCGGTTTTCTTATTTATACCGGTATTATCGGATTGATCATTTATACCCTGACAGGGAAGGATAAGCCATCAGGTAAATACCCGGCCGATGCCATACTGAGGCCATTGTCGCTCGCAATGCTGATGCTCATTTATTTCGCGGTGTTCATAGGAGTTCCGGCAAGCCTTTCGGTCTACGACCTGATCCCTGATGATCCCAGGCTTTATCTGCTCATCCTGATATTTTTCCTGATGATCCCCTATTGTATGCTTAACGAGCTGTTATTCCGAAGCATCGACGGGAGGATGTCGCTGGCAACAGGCATCTCTGCCCGTATATTACTGGTCGCCCTCTTCACCCTGGGCGCGCTGGTGTTCGGTAACGGCAGCTTCATAATGATAATTATGCCGGTTATGCTCCCCCTGTTCATTCTGCTGGAAATATTTTCCTGTTACTCTTACAGATGGTCAGGAAATGTTTTGACAGGAGCCTTTTTAAACTCGCTGATCATAGCCTGGCTCGTCGTATCGGCTTTTCCGATAGGCATATTACCCATATAG
- the rpl12p gene encoding 50S ribosomal protein P1 gives MEYVYAALLLHKAGKPVDEAGVSSVLKAAGVEVNEARVKALVAALEGVNIEEAIAKAAFAAAPAAAAAPAAAAAPAAEEAAEEDEAKKKEEEEASGMEGLGALFG, from the coding sequence ATGGAATACGTATATGCAGCACTTTTATTACACAAGGCTGGAAAGCCCGTGGATGAAGCAGGAGTCTCTTCCGTTCTTAAGGCAGCGGGAGTAGAGGTAAACGAAGCTCGTGTTAAGGCACTCGTAGCAGCACTCGAGGGCGTCAACATCGAAGAGGCTATCGCAAAGGCAGCCTTCGCAGCAGCACCCGCAGCCGCAGCCGCACCCGCAGCCGCAGCAGCACCCGCAGCAGAGGAAGCAGCCGAGGAAGACGAGGCAAAGAAGAAGGAAGAGGAAGAGGCAAGCGGAATGGAGGGCCTTGGCGCCCTTTTCGGCTAA
- a CDS encoding RAD55 family ATPase, whose translation MADSPYISEVDLIPLELVKTGITGLDTLLKGGFVKGSTILISGNYGVGKTLFALQYAFHQASKGDKVLYVSTSEPVFKVKQFASNLDFYDESLIYSEYRDITQKKDKAVKGTIEFVESSLGIITGIHYTDESSLIEEIRNMVEGKGIQHLIIDPITTITMLYESEAVMRKDVLLMGAWLTRLGCTVLLTAEESDLKLLDVEKYLSDCVISLSSRMDDHEREFLITVQKQRGNKQNMNSHIYTFDRSGITVIHDMSYMERPDIMESQASTGIDKLDELMGGLRYGSSWILSIDDRIHYEPVFSAILSAGLDANEGIVYSPPSKFSFNGIKDLLSRFSIDIIKECKDGNAFFVDYYGRKVPDELKNFVIESYPEAEDLRIFARDKYGIIESGEVRDHWRILSNLNGEYNVYEPAGLRDRYSKNLSRVRERGDIYFSYCNFDEIDERTAEFLRTSCDGIIELYVKGKYQYLKVTKSPGGLMSSEHVIVPLDKKPFIKLMQK comes from the coding sequence ATGGCTGATAGTCCTTACATATCGGAGGTGGATCTCATACCCCTGGAACTGGTCAAGACAGGTATAACAGGATTGGACACGTTACTAAAAGGCGGCTTTGTAAAGGGTTCGACCATATTGATATCAGGTAACTATGGCGTAGGTAAAACCCTCTTCGCACTACAGTATGCGTTCCACCAGGCGAGCAAAGGCGATAAGGTATTATATGTCAGCACCTCCGAGCCGGTATTTAAAGTAAAGCAGTTCGCGAGCAATCTTGATTTTTACGATGAATCGCTCATTTATTCGGAATACAGGGATATTACCCAGAAAAAAGATAAGGCAGTGAAAGGTACCATAGAGTTCGTAGAATCTTCACTGGGCATAATCACAGGCATCCATTATACGGACGAGAGCTCCCTTATCGAAGAGATAAGGAACATGGTAGAGGGAAAAGGGATACAGCATCTGATCATTGACCCCATAACCACCATAACAATGCTTTATGAGAGCGAAGCCGTAATGCGAAAAGATGTCCTGCTTATGGGGGCCTGGCTGACAAGGCTAGGATGCACGGTCCTGCTCACGGCGGAAGAATCTGACCTTAAGCTACTTGACGTGGAAAAATATCTTTCCGATTGCGTGATAAGCTTAAGCTCAAGGATGGACGACCATGAAAGAGAGTTCCTGATCACGGTGCAAAAACAGCGCGGGAACAAGCAGAACATGAACAGCCATATTTACACTTTTGACAGAAGCGGCATCACGGTGATCCATGATATGTCGTATATGGAGCGCCCGGACATAATGGAATCCCAGGCATCCACAGGCATCGACAAGCTGGACGAGCTGATGGGAGGGCTTCGGTACGGTTCATCCTGGATATTGAGCATAGATGATCGCATCCACTATGAGCCCGTTTTTTCCGCGATACTAAGCGCGGGCCTTGATGCTAATGAGGGAATAGTATATTCTCCCCCGTCAAAGTTCTCTTTCAACGGGATAAAGGATCTTTTAAGCAGGTTTAGCATAGACATTATTAAAGAGTGCAAAGACGGGAACGCGTTCTTTGTCGACTATTATGGAAGAAAGGTACCCGATGAGCTTAAGAATTTTGTCATAGAAAGCTATCCCGAGGCGGAAGATCTCAGGATATTCGCAAGAGACAAATACGGCATTATCGAATCCGGGGAAGTGAGAGACCACTGGCGCATCCTGTCAAACCTGAATGGCGAGTATAATGTTTATGAGCCTGCAGGGCTTCGCGACAGGTACTCGAAGAACCTGTCCAGGGTCAGGGAGCGCGGAGATATTTATTTTTCATATTGTAACTTTGACGAGATAGACGAAAGGACTGCAGAGTTCCTGAGGACCTCATGCGACGGCATAATAGAGCTTTACGTCAAAGGTAAGTATCAATACCTAAAAGTCACAAAATCTCCCGGCGGCCTGATGTCAAGCGAGCATGTCATAGTACCGCTTGATAAAAAGCCTTTTATAAAGCTTATGCAAAAATAA